A single region of the Kryptolebias marmoratus isolate JLee-2015 linkage group LG10, ASM164957v2, whole genome shotgun sequence genome encodes:
- the lgmn gene encoding legumain: MRQLVLLLALLGLSVGYPYPSAEPADGGKHWVLIVAGSNGWYNYRHQADACHAYQISHRNGIPDEQIVVMMYDDLAQNEENPTPGEIINKPNGSDVYHGVPKDYTKDDVTPENFLAVLTGDASKVKGGSGKVVKSGPKDNVFVYFTDHGAPGLLAFPNDELHVDDLQAAIQSMHQNKKYNKMVFYIEACESGSMMNNLPADIDVYATTAANSHESSYACYYDEKRGTYLGDWYSINWMEDSDAEDLTKETLQKQFKIVKTETNTSHVQQFGNKTMGRMKLIQFQGNPKVYSPPAPQVTPPPAVNLDLTPSPDVPLAIMKRKLMSSNDITVARTMLMEINNHLKIKERMADTMRHVVEKVTGSRLKAEEVLEERAELVQHQCYKAAVKHFKHNCFSWSKPEYEYALRHLYALVNLCERGYPSQSIQLAMDSVCLLIN, from the exons ATGCGTCAGCTCGTACTCCTCCTCGCGCTGCTCGGCCTGAGTGTGGGATATCCATATCCCTCCGCGGAGCCGGCGGACGGAGGGAAACACTGGGTGCTGATCGTGGCGGGTTCTAACGGCTGGTACAACTACAGGCACCAG GCCGATGCCTGCCATGCTTACCAGATTAGCCACAGGAATGGCATCCCCGATGAGCAGATTGTCGTTATGATGTATGATGACTTGGCACAAAATGAGGA aaaccCCACCCCTGGCGAAATAATCAACAAGCCAAATGGTTCAGATGTGTACCACGGAGTGCCTAAAGATTATACCAAAGAT GATGTGACCCCTGAGAACTTCTTGGCGGTCCTGACAGGAGATGCTTCAAAAGTCAAAGGTGGTAGCGGAAAGGTTGTGAAAAG TGGTCCCAAAGATAATGTGTTTGTGTACTTCACTGACCACGGGGCACCAGGGCTGCTGGCCTTCCCTAATGATGAA cttcaTGTGGACGATCTCCAGGCAGCAATTCAATCCATGCATCAAAACAAGAAGTACAATAAG atggtgTTCTACATTGAAGCATGTGAGTCTGGGTCAATGATGAACAACCTGCCTGCTGACATAGATG tgtaTGCCACCACTGCAGCCAACTCTCACGAGTCCTCGTACGCCTGCTACTATGATGAGAAGAGGGGCACCTACCTGGGTGACTGGTACAGCATTAACTGGATGGAGGACTCTGATGCG GAGGACCTGACGAAGGAAACTTTGCAGAAGCAGTTCAAGATTGTGAAGACGGAAACAAACACGAGCCACGTCCAGCAGTTTGGCAACAAG ACTATGGGACGCATGAAGCTTATCCAGTTTCAGGGTAATCCCAAAGTATACAGCCCACCTGCTCCTCAGGTGACCCCCCCGCCAGCCGTAAATTTGGATCTGACCCCGAGCCCAGACGTTCCTCTGGCCATCATGAAAAGGAAGTTGATGTCGTCCAATGACATCACCGTTGCAAGGACCATGCTGATGGAGATAAACAACCACCTCAAG ATCAAGGAGAGGATGGCTGACACTATGCGCCATGTGGTCGAGAAGGTGACGGGCAGCAGGCTGAAGGCTGAGGAGGTCCTGGAGGAAAGAGCCGAACTCGTCCAGCATCAGTGCTACAAGGCCGCAGTCAAGCACTTCAAACACAACTGCTTCAGCTGGAGCAAACCTGAG